The nucleotide sequence TCGCGAGCGCCACGGTGATCCAGGAGTTCTCGGCGCTCATCGGCCGCGAGAGCCTGACGATCGACGACGTGCATGCGGGCGTCGCCGGCGCGCGCCGCCGTGTCGCGGCTCTGCCGGCCGGGGCCGGTGCGGGTGCCGGCACGACGCTCGCGGGCGTCGTGATCGCCGACGTCGACGGCGAGGGCTATTGGCTGGCCATCAACCTGGGCGACTCGCGCACGTACCGCCTCAGCGAGGGGCATTTCGAGCAGGTGAGCGTCGACCACTCGGTCGTGCAGGAGCTCGTCGACAGCGGGCAGCTCGCCGCCGACGCGGCCCAGCGGGATGCCCGCCGCAACGTGATCACGCGGGCCATCGGCGCCGGCAGCGACGCCGAACCCGACTACTGGCTCATCCCCGCCGAGGACGACGACCGCATCCTGGTGTGCTCCGACGGGCTGTCGGGCGAGCTCGAGCAGGACGCGATCCACGGCATCCTCCTCGCCGAGGCCGACCCGCAGGCGGCAGCGACGCGGCTGGTGCACGAGGCGATGGTGCGCGGCGGTCGCGACAACATCACCGCGATCGTCGTCGACGCTCTCGCGGTTCGCACCCGGACGAGCCGTGCGTGCGAACGCGATACGGTTCCGGTGAGTGCCCCCGCTCAGGAAGACGCCGACATCGACGGCGACACGCTGCCGCGCGCGGTGGTCACGGGAGGATTCTGATGCCCACGCTGTACGCCCCGGGAACCACGCCGGCCGCCGTCACCCCGCGCGGATTCGCGGTGCTCGAGCCCGGCACCTCCGCCGCGCTGCTCACCCGCATCAGGTCGGTGCTCGCTGACGGCCGCGGCCTCGGCGGGGTGATCGAGGCGCTCACCGGAGCGTACGGCGCGTCGCTGACCGCGATCCCGGCGTTCGCGGTGGCGCTCGCCGAGGGTGACGGCGTGCGCGTCGCCGTCCGCGGTGACTTCGCTTTCGACATCGACGCGACGGCCGCCGAGCGCGTGTCGGGCGCCGGGGTCACGACCTGGACCGAGCGCGTGATCCCGGGCGTGGCGCGCGTGGCGCTCACGACGGCGGGCTCCGATGCCCCGGCCGAGTTCCCGATCGCCGACGGCATCGTGCTGGCGAGCAGGATCGACTGGGATGCTGCGCCCACCGGTGCCTCGACGGCTGCCGGCGACGCCTCCGCCGAGGTCGCGCCGGGTCCGCGCCGGCGCGAGGTCCCGGTGGCGCCCGCGGTGTCGGAGCCGCCATCCGCGCCTCCCGTCCTTGCCGAAACACGGGTCGATGATGGCGACACGCCGGAGACGGATGCCGCGGCCCGGCGTGTCGGGCAACCTGCCCGTGTCTCGGCGCCTGAGGCGGGGACGGAGCCGGCACCGGGGACGGCCGCCTCGGGGCTCATCGACTCGAACTCCGTGCCGTCGGTCGTCGACGCCGAGACCCTGCTTCCCCTCGACTCGGCCCTCGCCGCACCCGCCGCGACCGTCGTGCCGCTGCCTTCCACCGGCCCGGCGCCGACCGGTGAAGACGAGTCCGCCACGGGATTCGACGACCTGTGGGGCGCCACGGTGATCCGCTCCGTGGAGGACGCCGCCGTCCGCCCCGAGGGCGAGGACGAGCACCGCGCCCCGGCCGCGCCGCCCGCACCCGCCGGCGACCACGACGGTGCGACGATCTCGATCGCCCAGGCCCGCGCACTGCGCGAGGCGGCGGGCGGCGTCGGGGGCGCAGCATCCGTCTTCCCCATCGATTCGACCCCCGCGCCGCTCGCGCCGCCGCGCCCGCCGGCACCGGGTCGCATCCGCGTCTCGACCGGGCAGGTGCTGCCGCTCGACCGCACCGTCGTGATCGGCCGGCGCCCGCGCTCGACCCGCGTGAGCGGCACCGACCTGCCGCACCTGGTCGCCGTCGACAGCCCCCAGCAGGACATCTCGCGCAGCCACGTCGAGCTGCGGGTCGAGGGCGAGAGCATCGTCGCGACCGACCTGCGCACCACGAACGGCACGACCCTCCTCCGCCAGGGCGCCGAGCCGGTGCGACTGCACCCCGGCGAGGGCACGGTCGTGATCCCGGGCGACGTGCTGGATCTGGGCGACGGCATCACCGTCGCGATCGAGGGGCTGACGTGAGCGGCAAGCGCGCGCCTATGGCGCCGCCGGACCTCCCCGGCTTCACCTATGTCGACCTGCTCGGTTCGGGCGGCTTCGCCGACGTCTACCTCTACGAGCAGCAGCTGCCCAAGCGCCGCGTCGCGGTCAAGGTGCTGCTCACGGAGCGCATGTCGAGCGGCTCGGTCGAGGAGTTCACCGCCGAGGCGAACGTCATGGCGATGCTGTCGACGCACCCGGCGATCGTCACGATCTACCAGGCGGGGGTTGCCAAGGACGGCCGCCCGTACCTCGTGATGGAGTACTGCCCGCGGCCGAACCTGCAGGTGCGGTATCGGCGCGAGCCCTTCTCGATCGCGGAGTCGCTGCGCGTCGGCGTGCAAGTCGCGGCGGCCGTCGAGACGGCGCACCGCGCGGGTGTCCTGCACCGCGACATCAAACCCGCGAACATCCTCGTCACCGAGTACAACCGCCCGGCGCTCACCGACTTCGGCATCGCGTCGACGACGAACGCGGCCGCCGAGTCGGCGGGCCTGTCGATCCCCTGGTCGCCGCCGGAGTCCTTCGCCGACGTGCCGCGCAGCGACCCGCGCTCCGACGTGTACGCGCTGGGCGCGACCGTGTACACGCTCCTCGCCGGACGCTCGCCGTTCGAGCTGCCCGGCCAGCGCAACGGTGCGGCCGAGCTCATCCACCGCATCGAGACGCTGCCGCTCCCCGCCCTCGCCCGCGCCGACCTGCCCCCGTCACTGCAGCGCGTGCTCGAGCGCGCGATGGCCAAGGCGCCCGTCGACCGGTACGAGAGCGCCCTGGCCTTCGCCCGCGCGCTGCAGACCGCCCAGATCGAGCTGTCGCACTCCGTCACCCCGATCGACATCCTCGACGATCACGCGCCGGAAGACGTCGAGGAGGACGAGGACGACGGCCTCACCCGCGTCCGCGGTGTCGTCAGCATCAACCCTGAGACGACGCCGGCGGCCGGCATGACCCGTCCGTCGGCCGCGACCGCGCCGAGCCGGGCCAACGCGCCGCGGTTCGATCCGGCCCCCGTCGAGACCGCGACGGTAGCCCGGCACGCGCCCATGACCCCGGCGTCGGCGTACGAGCAGACGGTCCGGCGCGACCAGGTCGGGCTGCCGGTGTCGCTCGACGAGACGATCGTCCGTGCACCCGCCTTCGACGCGGCCCCTCCACAGGAGGAGGTGGATGCTGCGCCCCCGCGTCGCCGTCGCACAGGACTGTGGATCGGGCTCGGTGCTGCCGCGCTCGTGATGGTCGCGGTCATCGTCGGGGTATCTCTGCCGGGCATCCTGTCGGGCGACGCGCAGGAGCAGCCGGCGCCGTCGGAATCGTCGAAGCCGCAGGACCCGCTCTCGACGGTCGTGCCGGCCGTGACGGACGTCGTCGGAGCACCCGCCGAGGGCGGTATGAAGTTCACCTGGAAGAACCCCGACCCGCAGGACGGCGACTTCTACATCGTCGAGACCGTGTCGCTGACCGACACCACCGGCGAGACGGAGTCGGTCGACGAGCCCGAGATCGTGGTCGCGGCCGCCGCCACGGGGCAGACCTGCGTCGACGTCACGCTGGTCCGCGCGAACGGCACGCAGCAGCAGGATCCCGAGAAGACCCGGGGGTGCACACCGTGACAGCCGCAGAGGTCGACGAACTCAGGGTCGAGTTCGCGGGCGAGGAGTTCTCGGTCGCGCCCGGCACCGTCTTCACGGTGGGCCGCGAGGGCGACCTCGCGATCGACGACAACCTCTTCCTGCACCGCAACTT is from Microbacterium sp. LWH3-1.2 and encodes:
- a CDS encoding PP2C family protein-serine/threonine phosphatase; translation: MTGSPPIAVAFGAATDAGLRRRINEDSYLAVSPLFLVADGMGGHNAGEIASATVIQEFSALIGRESLTIDDVHAGVAGARRRVAALPAGAGAGAGTTLAGVVIADVDGEGYWLAINLGDSRTYRLSEGHFEQVSVDHSVVQELVDSGQLAADAAQRDARRNVITRAIGAGSDAEPDYWLIPAEDDDRILVCSDGLSGELEQDAIHGILLAEADPQAAATRLVHEAMVRGGRDNITAIVVDALAVRTRTSRACERDTVPVSAPAQEDADIDGDTLPRAVVTGGF
- a CDS encoding FHA domain-containing protein, which translates into the protein MPTLYAPGTTPAAVTPRGFAVLEPGTSAALLTRIRSVLADGRGLGGVIEALTGAYGASLTAIPAFAVALAEGDGVRVAVRGDFAFDIDATAAERVSGAGVTTWTERVIPGVARVALTTAGSDAPAEFPIADGIVLASRIDWDAAPTGASTAAGDASAEVAPGPRRREVPVAPAVSEPPSAPPVLAETRVDDGDTPETDAAARRVGQPARVSAPEAGTEPAPGTAASGLIDSNSVPSVVDAETLLPLDSALAAPAATVVPLPSTGPAPTGEDESATGFDDLWGATVIRSVEDAAVRPEGEDEHRAPAAPPAPAGDHDGATISIAQARALREAAGGVGGAASVFPIDSTPAPLAPPRPPAPGRIRVSTGQVLPLDRTVVIGRRPRSTRVSGTDLPHLVAVDSPQQDISRSHVELRVEGESIVATDLRTTNGTTLLRQGAEPVRLHPGEGTVVIPGDVLDLGDGITVAIEGLT
- a CDS encoding serine/threonine-protein kinase, whose protein sequence is MSGKRAPMAPPDLPGFTYVDLLGSGGFADVYLYEQQLPKRRVAVKVLLTERMSSGSVEEFTAEANVMAMLSTHPAIVTIYQAGVAKDGRPYLVMEYCPRPNLQVRYRREPFSIAESLRVGVQVAAAVETAHRAGVLHRDIKPANILVTEYNRPALTDFGIASTTNAAAESAGLSIPWSPPESFADVPRSDPRSDVYALGATVYTLLAGRSPFELPGQRNGAAELIHRIETLPLPALARADLPPSLQRVLERAMAKAPVDRYESALAFARALQTAQIELSHSVTPIDILDDHAPEDVEEDEDDGLTRVRGVVSINPETTPAAGMTRPSAATAPSRANAPRFDPAPVETATVARHAPMTPASAYEQTVRRDQVGLPVSLDETIVRAPAFDAAPPQEEVDAAPPRRRRTGLWIGLGAAALVMVAVIVGVSLPGILSGDAQEQPAPSESSKPQDPLSTVVPAVTDVVGAPAEGGMKFTWKNPDPQDGDFYIVETVSLTDTTGETESVDEPEIVVAAAATGQTCVDVTLVRANGTQQQDPEKTRGCTP